The window GTACCAAGAGATCGCACCcacatgatgatgatgatattaTAAGTACAAGACTGATCATGAAGAGAAAGGGACAACAATATTAGGACAAAGGCATAAAAAAACaggcctttatatatatatatatatatatatatatatatatatatggtacttttaaaaaaactttAGGGTTCGGCCGGAAAGTGTTGGGATGCATGCAAATTTGTCCCTTAACATATAGACAGTGcctcaaaaaaataatggagAGGGACCCCGTCGGATGTGTTAGGTTTTGCATTGTCCTCGGCCTTTCATCTGAATATTGACGCACTCCTTCACATCTAGTTCCTTAGCTATATAGGGTTACCCCATGATATATTTCTCTGTGGGACTGATCTCCCTCTGTTTAGGGCAGCCAGCAGCCCTACTACATCCTAAAGCGTCGTAGGACACATTATGCACGTGATCAACTTCCTTGTACGATCAACTTCCTTGTACGAGCCGACCTTGCCCTAATCTTTCGGGTCCTTTTGTTAGAAATGCATCCTCTGGGAAGATCAAAGCCAGAAGATATTCTTTTGGTGATCGAAACCTTTGCATTAACTATATCGCGCGCGTGATGAATATATTGCTTTTGAGGGTGAAACCTTGAATTATCTTAGCATGGGCCGAGGCAATACATGAAGTATATAAATGCTTGTATGTACGTACATGTCACTAGATCGACAAGTTGATTGGATAATGTTCGGCTGCTTGAAGTTAATTTATTTCTTAGCTTGGAAGATCTTGGAGAGAGCAAACAAAATACCGTAATTTACCCCCCAAAAAAAGGTACAAAATTAACCGATGGGATTATGACTCGACCTTGTTGGAATTTTCCTCGaagcttcttggccttttCTCCTAAGCAGGGGAGTAGAGTTCAAGACAAAAGTCGACAATGAAACATTACACAGATTGAAGATTCAAGGAAAAGACACATATTGGATCCAAAGTTTTGGGACATATACACGAGATCAATATATTAGTTGCAATATCAGTAACTtagggtgcgtttggattcagagttaaagtaagtttaattttgattttgattttgatcgtggaaaatgacaaataggatgtgattataaatttgacttaggaaacgtgtgtttttgttgtgtagtgtgttgagttaaagttaaaatttggtGTTTAAGAATCCAAACAGGCCCTTAGGATTAGATGACCCGCGTGCATGCGCACTCGTGCGTTATGtcaatcaaaaaataaatataatttccaTATAGCCGGGTCTAGTGAAGTATTTGTTGCATTCATAGTATTTAATCGTACGTATTCATCCCTTGATACGTTCCTGACCCGTTAGTTCAGAAACCAGGAATAGGAGAGATGCTCGATATATGAAGATGCGTCTTAACCTAGTTGTCCGTTCTAAgtctatatttaatttatcctATCGAATTGAACTGGCAAGAGTCATTTGGTACATTGAGGCTACTGATCTCATATCGCCCTACATCAAAATCATGATCAGTTTTATACTCGTATATACTTTGGATATATTTCATCCAAgaacaaaagcagaatcttGCATATTTCAAACAATATTTGTTCACTCTTTtcttgttgtttttttttttttggttcggGGGTTGCGTGTGGTGTCTAAGCAAATGAGAAGCAACGCTGTTCGCTTGGCGTAAACGAAACGTCATTAACTACTACAAAAGTTTGGTGCAACACTCACCCTTTCTTGAATATAATATCTATCTGCACATATATGTTTGGAGCCCTAAATGATCGAGAGCCCATTTCCCGTTATCAGCCTTTGCTATAAATTTAAATGGGCCGAAGGGTCCAATAATAGTTTTGCTCAATGTGAAGCCCATTTCCTCTTTCGTTTCATTTTCGTCTTACGAAGATGACCTTGCCAAATTATAGTTAAGTGACTACAACCGTCACACTTAGGACAAGTTACTAACTTTATAGGGGGGAGGGGGAAACTACCACGCCAATCATCCACTTTTCactctcatttttttcctttcttctctcAATTATAACCTATATCCTCTCATACTCTTTTGACACGTGCATGTACAATCAAGACGCGTATACGTGTCCTATGTACGGTCTGCATTGTATTTTAGGAAGTGAAGAGTTGATGgttaaagaaaatcaaagttataATTTACTCTCAACTTCCTCATAATGTGAGGTttgttattaatttaattatttttgttatggacaaaatctttaattttttcttctccCAGTATTTCTATTGtaatatacatattaattaaAGACTTCCCGTCCCCtttattttctcttgttttttatattttattttaattagttagATGATTTAAAGATTGCACTAACACGACCAAAGTAGTTACACGTCGAAGACTAGCGTGAGAGAGAGGTTTTATCATATTATATGTCCTTTGCGTAGTATGGGTGGGCACCTCTCTAGTGCCAATAAATCGAAGAAGAACATGAAATTCTCAAATGCATTATATACTCAGACAAAACAAATCGTTACAAATCACATAATCCACAAAATGAGGCAAAATACACAACCATTTGTCCCACACAGAGCTGCAAGGCACCAAGACTGTAATCTATACTGCAAACGCTTTCCTTttaaaaaggcaaaaaaaaaaatgaatgaataaatccATGGTTGGTGCTTTAGTCTAATGAATTGATTGATGAATAAGTTTTAATTAAAGCTGAATGTTGCACTTGGTCCCCTCAAAGCTCTTGGACCGGGTGAAGTGTCCCAGAACCGGGGAACAGTAAATCTTGACCGTCCGATCCCTTGACTTCCATGCCCCCACCTTGTACCGGATTCTCGCCCTGATCCGCACGTCCAACTCCACCGTCCCGGCCGTCCTCTCCAGCCTCAGGTTCCTCGAGATCACCTGGAGCAGCGGCACATCACGCGCCGACGGCTTCACGTACAGCCGTGTCACATTCCTAATAATTAAAGATAAGTCGAGCAGTTAGTATGATATCACAATGGAAAATCTCCATATGTACTTGCTTTAGTTAATAGCATGTGGTGCATGCGCATCAATGTTGAAACATCCAGACTTACTTGTGGCCCTGATAGAAAGGCTGGATCGTGTCGAGCGCGAGCTTTTGGTCCTCGTATCTCACAGACAGCTCGGCGGAGTCGTAATAAAAGGACACGTGACGGTTGCGGTTATTGATCACCACAGTCAAGTCAAAGGTCGCACTGAGGTGATCATCCGTGAGGTTGTAGTTGTGAACGTACGCATCCTCAACGGAGACTATAACGTGTTTTGGGTGAACAACGAGCCATATTATGAGGATGCACAGGCCTGCCAGGATGATCAAGGTCAGCAGTATGCAGGCAACGCACCTGAAGATATTTGAGTGGGTAGGACGCGGTGCAGGCGGGGGCAGCTGTGGCGGTGGCGGTTGCGGTGGCGGCGGTTGCAGACGGGTGGCCATTTTAGACTGCCTGTAATGGACTGAGTGTGGTGTTGTTGGACTGTATTGTTAAACATGGGAAGGGCAGGGGATGTTTTATAGAGAAGAAAAAGCTCctcattaattaaattagcaAGAGAATGTTTTGGTCGCGAAGCTAAGGCCAATATTCTCTCCTCTTAAGTATAAAAAGGCACAGACTATTTCATTAATTCAGGGGTTAATTGGATCATATGTACAAAAAGTATGCAAAATGCAACACTTTGGTACAAATGAATTTTTTGTTAGGatttggtacaaaatgttCGAACTTATTGCAATCAGGTGCCCTCCGTTATCTAACCCTTTAACGCCGTTAGTTTTTGGTGACGTTGCTGATGACGTTTCAAACTGCATCCAACGTGGCGctgaatttaaaataaataataaaagaaataaaacaataaaattatttttattttatttttgtattttaattaattttttaaaaaattaatttttattctaaaTTTTGTGCCAAGTTGGATGTCATTAATCCAAGTCATTGAGTCTTGATGCCATTATGACGGAACGCACCTAATTGCAACTAATTCGaatattttgtatcaaatctaaacaaaaaattcattttgtaTCAAAGCATTACATTTAGCAAACTTCTTGTATCCTGATGTAATTAACCCTTAATTCagcccttttcttttcaggCAATGTGTGTCTGTAGGAATTGGGCGATGATTATATATGTATCCTTCTTCTGTATGAACTTTTGTCCTTcgtttttttccccttctttgaGGTTCTtcgggctttttttttttggtgactTTTAGAGGGAACTTTTGGTGATTTTTAATTGGTTGCTTGAATGAAACTCAAGGAGACACTTTGTTCTTTCCTTCTCATTGAAATCCCAGAAGGGACCTCTGAGTTTTAGAAAACAAATAGTGATATAACAGATGCATCCAATAATGCCACGACTCATTTTAGTTCGACATAACGTTATTGAGGGAACTCCAAACCTGATAGACtacattttttgtaatttagaACTGAATCAGTTCTTAAATATATAAGGTCGATATAACGGTATGAATTGCgagttttgtttatttaaatttttttcgtcAAATTTTTCACCCGAAAAGAAGATGAGATAGCCGTAACTGTATGCACCTGAGAGATAAGATTCCGATATTCAGATAGTCCTTGTTTTAGAGTGGAAAAAAGTTTTTAACCTCGGCTGGTTCTTGCCTTGTCGCAAGCATTATTCCAAGACCAATTCAAGAAGTCACGTATGGTACCCTTTTGAGATACTTCAGATGGACCCAATTGTTGAAACTGGCTGGAGACTTGGGCCAGATTTGAATAACTCAATGCTTTGGCCCATTTAGTTCTCGTAGTGGCCCACCTTCCCCATCTCTTTGATTATCAgtatcgtttttttttttttccctgaatAAGTACGAGGTTCGGATTTTCTAATCGTATGTATCATTGGACCAAACGTTCATCCAGTGACTGGGACCGATGCACGGTCGGGACATTCAACAAATATATAGTCATCGATTGGCAAAGCGGAATGTTGGATGCTAACAAGTGTTGACTCTAGTGGGAAACTTGATATCGAGACGTTGAGCTAGAACATGTTTGGATTAGCTGAAATTTTCGGTTGCGGCTTTCTAGTACTCTAGAAGTCGAGATCGATATGTGAGCTTATTTGGAATTGGAACATATCTTGCCGTTCATAAAACCATCATTACCTACCATATATGTCTggtaaaaatatacaaaattatcTGAAGATCATTATGGAGACAATTATAAAATGGGAATAATCatgattaattgattaatcatCAACAAAAAGCGGAATTAAGCGGgaggaatttcaaaatttgaaaaagcgGCAAATCTAGTTTTAacgaaagaagaagatgaaaagaaTATGGTTAAATTACGACCTACCCCTGTCGTCCTTGTTTTGCCCACTCCTCTTTCACTCATCTCTCTCCACAGACGCAgcgactctctctctctctcacatttCATTTTCGGCGcatattctctctcttcctctctctgtcTTCATTCAGCGTCTGCCTTCTGTTCTGGTACGTGCTTTACTCTTGGTCCAGTTGCTCTGAGTTTCCACAAATTTCCGttttgatttcttgctctgatCTGTCTCAGTCTGACCGTAATCCTAATCGCTGTTGTTAGTTGCGCGGAAACTTCCCTTTGCCGCCCGAGAAGATGGGACAGATTCAGTATTCCGAGAAGTACTTTGACGACACCTTCGAGTATCGGTAAGTTGCCGTGTTTATCATCTTCCATTTCATTTCCTGTCGTATTTGTCAATTTCGAGGCGTTAGTATTCAATTTCGTGGGCGATAATTTGATCGGACAGGCACGTGGTTCTTCCTCCGGAAGTCGCCAAACTCCTCCCGAAGAATCGGCTTCTCTCTGAGGTAAGTTGATGAAGAGCTTGATAGATATTCTGATCGGTCGATTAAATCTGTGGGTGCAATCGATTTTGATAGGAGATCGGATAGGTTCATGTGATGATGGATGGCCGAAATTATGAAATCAATTATTACGTTTCACTGCTTGATTTTGCCTGTGTTAGCTGTGGGAACAGATTGATAAACTAGATCAATCCTTCATTCTGGCTATCACCGCATCAAGATTGGTTTTAATGAATGTTCGAAGTTTCAATAAATCGTGCAGGATGAATTCATTGCTCTCAGTGAAAGCTGTAGGAGGTGGGTTCGTTGCTTTTGTTGTGGTAGTGATTCAATGCTTTGCTGCTCTTGCAAGGATAGACATAGAGCTATAAGAATGTGAATTTGCTTCAAACCAAAGGATTAGTGATTACATTAGGTCAAAGTTTATACAGTCACATGCTTTGTTCTGTCCAATTGGTTGTTGATGTCTCGGTCCATTTGGGGATTTTTTGCAGAACTTGGGTCGCCAACCTTATCTGttgaatttctttttgctCTATTGACCTTAACCTTATTTTGCGAATCAAATCTATAGTCACTTTGTCTATCCTCTGTCTTTCAGAACGAATGGCGTGCAATCGGAGTTCAACAGAGCCGTGGATGGGTCCACTATGCTATCCACCGCCCTGAGCCACACATCATGCTCTTCAGGAGGCCCCTCAACTATCAGCAGCAGCAAGAGAATCAGGCCCAGCAGAACATACTCGCCAAGTGAAGATGCTGCTGTTTTATCCCTATAAGCATAGAACCATATATGATAATACTTTAACCTTGATGGTCTCGGTATATGTGTAGGACCTGTTGCATATGTGGAAGTCTTGGTGTATCAGTGATAATTTATCGCGGTACCAGTTCTAGTATGTTTGGTGTCAATGATCTTTGCTTTGATCTTTGGTGGCTTAACTTTTGGACCCTGAGGATGTGCTTCTAGCATGACAACAAAGTCTTGGTGAACAATGGCTAGTGGTCTTTTGTTTCGTGATTTGTGTTGGTTTGTCATTTTCGACTTTCGCACATCTAGCTTGCTAATGGTTGCAGCTATCCTTTCCGAGTTTCTTTAATTTGTTCCAATATGCGAGTGGTGGTGGTTGATAGTGATTGAAAAAGGGAGGGCTTATACTATGAGCAGATTATTTCTTGTAAGATTTCGAGGTTTGGTTTGGTACACGACCTACTTGGGTGGTAATGAGAAGGAATGCTACAGGTGATGGAGAAGAAGCCTGTGCCATTGTTATTGCAGTACTGAATTTGCAGGGTGTTGTGAATGGATGGTATGGTACTGTTTATTGACATAGGTC of the Punica granatum isolate Tunisia-2019 chromosome 6, ASM765513v2, whole genome shotgun sequence genome contains:
- the LOC116210317 gene encoding uncharacterized protein At1g08160-like, producing the protein MATRLQPPPPQPPPPQLPPPAPRPTHSNIFRCVACILLTLIILAGLCILIIWLVVHPKHVIVSVEDAYVHNYNLTDDHLSATFDLTVVINNRNRHVSFYYDSAELSVRYEDQKLALDTIQPFYQGHKNVTRLYVKPSARDVPLLQVISRNLRLERTAGTVELDVRIRARIRYKVGAWKSRDRTVKIYCSPVLGHFTRSKSFEGTKCNIQL
- the LOC116211499 gene encoding cyclin-dependent kinases regulatory subunit 1, translating into MGQIQYSEKYFDDTFEYRHVVLPPEVAKLLPKNRLLSENEWRAIGVQQSRGWVHYAIHRPEPHIMLFRRPLNYQQQQENQAQQNILAK